A stretch of Synechococcus sp. MIT S9220 DNA encodes these proteins:
- a CDS encoding sulfurtransferase TusA family protein has product MTERLPDRQLDLCGTPCPLNFIRCRLTLESMTAGQCLQVDLDPGEPEEMVVPGLRRDGHQVHVERLSDVQVRLKVICAGD; this is encoded by the coding sequence ATGACGGAACGTCTCCCCGATCGTCAGCTCGATCTCTGTGGGACGCCCTGTCCGCTCAATTTCATTCGCTGTCGGCTCACTCTTGAGAGCATGACTGCTGGTCAGTGCCTTCAGGTGGATCTCGATCCTGGTGAGCCAGAAGAGATGGTGGTTCCGGGACTGCGACGTGATGGCCATCAGGTCCATGTGGAGCGTCTCTCGGATGTTCAGGTGCGACTGAAGGTGATCTGTGCCGGTGATTAG